A genomic region of Streptomyces sp. NBC_00102 contains the following coding sequences:
- a CDS encoding DUF4236 domain-containing protein, which translates to MPLTFRKSFQILPGVRLNINRHSWSVTTGGKHGPKRTRSSSGRRTTSMNLPGPFGWRKTRQAHRD; encoded by the coding sequence ATGCCGCTCACTTTTCGGAAGAGTTTCCAGATCCTGCCCGGCGTGCGTCTCAACATCAACCGCCACTCCTGGTCCGTCACCACGGGCGGCAAGCACGGCCCGAAGCGCACCAGGAGCAGCTCGGGCCGCCGCACCACCTCCATGAACCTGCCCGGCCCGTTCGGCTGGCGCAAGACCCG